GCAATCGCTTCTTCCGCATCTTTCTTCTCTCGTTTTAAAACGGAAATCTCTTTGGATACCTCATTACGCTTGGCTTTTAATTTCTCCGTTTCTGCAATTAACTCCCGTCTTTTCACATCCAGTTCGCCAAAACGATCTAATTCGCCCAGGTCTTCCCCGCGATGTGCAAGTTTTCTCTTAACTTCTTCAAAGTTATTGCGAACATATTTCATATCTAACATAACTACATTACCTCCTGTATTTTTTTACCATTAAAAAACTCCCGTCCCTTATATAGAAAGGGACGAGAGTGTATTTCCCGCGTTGCCACCCTGATTAAAGAATCAACATGGATTCTTCCGGCTTTACATACGAATAACGTCGTATCTCCGTGCTTATTTCATGAGCGTCCGCCCACTTCTATAAGCATGCTCCAGGATGGATTCACTGCATTCTAACGCTGATTTGCACCAACCATCAGCTCTCTGCCAAATAGAATTAGTCAGTTACTAGTTCCTATCAACACATCATTCATGATTGTAAATAATCATAAGCTATTTTCCTTCAGGTTGCAAGAGTTCTTATAGAAATTAGCTAAAAAGCCCTTTCACCCAATTAAAAGCACCTTGGAACATATTAACAAAAAAGTCACCAATCGATTGTAACGTCAGCATAAACCAATTTGATTGTTCCACATCATCCATTGCTACTAAATCGTAGCTTTCCTGGCTTGTTTCATCCGAAATATAGCCATAATCTTCTGCGTCCCCGTCATAGACAACGTTAACTGTACCAATTACTTCGTCTGCTTCAACAGGGGCTTCTAACTCGCCATCGTCATTCAGTCTGTCTTCATCTATGACATACTCTAAATGATATAACTCTTCCTCCCCTGATTTTACAGGGACATGAATTGCTTCATTAATACCAATATTTACTTCTCTCTCTTTTCCTCTTGCTACAGGAGCTGTTTCTTCTCCTTCTTCCTGATATCCTGCAGGAAATAATTCTTGTGTATCAAATTCATCAAAACCATAATCTAACAGTTTTGCTGTTTCTTCAAAGCGCTTTTCAATACTATCGGTTTTCATCACAACGGTAATAAGACGTTGTCCATCACGTTCTGCTGTCCCAGTGAAGGCAAAACCGGCAAGCTCGGTATGGCCAGTTTTCAAGCCATCCACGCCCTCATAAAAGTATTGATCCAAATTCACGGAATCATGATCAAGCATATAATTCCAGTTCTCAACGGTTTTGCCGTCAAATTCCGTACTTGGCATACTGGAGATTTCCAACGCTTCCGGATAATCATTTACCAGAGCCGCTCCTAACATAGCTGAGGAACGTGCTGATAACAGGTTCGTGTCATTCTGGCTTGTTCCTTCAGGATAGTTATCCCCTAAACTCTCGTTATCCAATCCTGTTGCATTCACAAATTTATATTCGGGAAGACCTAATTCTTCTCCCTTTGCATTCATCATCTCAACAAATTCGCCTTCAGACCCTGCAATTAACTCTGCCAAGGCAATGGTTGCCCCGTTATCTGAATTAATCGCCATTGCTGCATATAAATCTTCTACAGTGTAATCCTGCTGCTGGGTTAATCCAATTCCCGAAGAGTCAACATTACTAGATATTTCATATGCATAGTCACTGATTTGAGTTGTTGTATCCCACGAAATATCTCCGTTTTCAACTGCTTCCCAAACAAGGTATTCTGTCATTATTTTCGTCATGCTAGCAGGAGGTAAAGCCACATCCGGGTCTTTCGCATATAAAACTTTCCCCGTTTCTGCATCCACTAAAATAGCCGATTCTGCCTCAAGATCCAATTCTTCTGCGTGAACAGACATGGATGGTATAACAAAAGATGTAAAAACAAGCGCTGCTGCAACCATCAAAAGAAATAATTTGTTTATAGACTTTCTCACAATTTCGTACCTCCGTTTAATAATATAGCCGTCTGCATATATGTATTCTGCTAAGCATGATTCACATTTTACCATAAAAATTTATAAAAAAATAGATGAAGCAACATGCTCCATCTAAATTTTTTATGACCGTATGACACAATTTTGTCATCAATATAAACTGCCTGATTACACGCTCACAAAAACCATTAAAAATCGCCGAAATCCGACTTGAAGGCTACGAAATTATTGCATAAAATAGTTCGGTGATTCTTTCGTAATTTGCACATCATGCGGATGGCTTTCTCTTAATCCGGCCCCTGTAATGCGGATGAACCGGGCATCATTTCGTAAGCTTTCTAAGTTTTTAGTTCCGCAATAACCCATACCGGAACGTAAACCGCCTACCAGCTGATGGAAAGTATCTTCTAATGATCCTTTATAAGCAATACGCCCTTCAATTCCCTCAGGAACAAGTTTTTTGTTATCTGATTCACTTTGGAAATAACGATCTTTGGAGCCCGCTTGCATTGCTCCGACCGACCCCATGCCGCGATATACTTTATATTGGCGCCCTTGGAAAATTTCTGTATCTCCAGGGCTTTCCGTTGTACCTGCAAAAATACTTCCCAGCATGACAGCGTGAGCACCTGATGCTAAAGCTTTCACAATGTCGCCGGAATATTTTACTCCGCCGTCCGCAATAACAGGTACCCCGTATTCTTTCGCTGCCAATGCACAATCATAAACTGCTGTGATCTGCGGTACGCCCACACCGGAAACCACGCGCGTTGTACAGATGGATCCTGGTCCAATACCGACCTTTACAACTGATGCACCTGCTTCAATTAAAGCTCTTGTTCCTTCTTCTGTAGCTACATTCCCTGCAATAATCACCAAATCAGGATAAGCCTCGCGAATCCGTTTAAGTTGTTCCAGAACGCCTTTAGAATGACCATGTGCTGTATCAATTACAATTGCATCGACACCGGCCTCCACTAATTTTTCAATCCGTGTCATTGCATCGCCTGTCACACCGACTGCAGCTGCTGCAATCAACCGTCCTTGCCCGTCTTTTGCTGCGTTAGGAAATTCAATGACCTTTTCGATATCTTTAATCGTAATTAATCCTTTTAAAACCCTTTGATCGTCCACAAGCGGCAGCTTTTCAATTTTATATTTCTGTAGCAGTTTTTCCGCTTCGTCCAACGTGGTTCCCACCGGTGCTGTTACCAGTTCCTCTGTTGTCATCACTTCAGAAATCAGAATCGAATAATCCTCGATAAAACGTAAATCACGATTGGTTAAAATACCGACGAGCTGTTGTTCGAGGGTATTATTGACAATTGGAACTCCTGAAATGCGATATTTTCCCATTAAATGTTCTGCGTCATATACCTGATGCTCAGGAGTTAAGAAGAACGGGTTTGTGATAACACCACTTTCAGAGCGTTTTACACGATCTACTTCTTCAGCTTGCTGTTCGATGGACATATTTTTATGAATTACTCCAAAACCGCCTTGACGCGCCATGGAAATTGCCATTTCCGCTTCTGTTACGGTATCCATTCCAGCACTGATAAATGGTGATTTTAATTTTAAGTTTGACGTTAAATCTACACTTAAATCCACCTGGTTGGGTAAAACCTCCGATTCTGCCGGAAGAAGTAATACATCATCAAATGTTAAACCTTCTTTTGCAAATTTGTCTTCTCTCATTGCTAGCTCATCCTCCAATCATTGAATTGATTATATACTTTCACTTCATTTGGCTCTTTAAGATACCGTTTTTCAAGTATATCCGTATATAATAACGGCAAAACTGCTAAAAAGTACCAACCTCGTAAAAGTAGTAGCAAATATCTATTTTTATTTACATTACTCTATCTTGTTTGCTTTTTCAAGCACTCAATATAGATGAGAAAAAAGAGGATAGATTCAAAATATTTCAATAGTAACGGAGCTGGGGTAATGATTCATCATGAAGAGGTATTTTCTTTTTTAACTGCAGAAGAAAATGCACAACGTTATCTAAAAAAAAGCTATTCATTTTTAGATGAAGCTGCAACAAAAAGCTATCAAAACAGTGCTGCTTTTATGCATTATATCAATAACGGTATGATTTTTATGGAATCAAGCAGACAGAGCAATATTCTGGTACAGCCAGTCCTGTCATTTTATGGGATGACGCACTTTTTAAAAGGATGGCTCCTGACCAAACGACCGGATTACCCTGAAACAACAGCAGTCCTTGCGCATGGCCTGACTGCCCGAAAAAGAAAACGGAAAGATTACCGTTTTATGGAGGATGAAGTCAAAATGCAGCAAAAAGGATTGTTTCCGTATGTCACTCGTTATTTATTTTCCCTTCATCCTTTCCCGTTAAACCGTGTTTCCATGCGACTATTATTCTGTTCTATCCCGGAATTAAGCAATCTATGGCAGCTCCACCAGGAAGAATCCATGGTCGTAGTCGGAGAAAAAAACAGTAGCCAGCTTTGTTTTCCGAACCGGATTCTAGATGGTTTTCATTTAAAAGAAGAAACCTTTGTCGAGCGGATCCGTTTATTTTTGCCTCCAATTAAGGCTATTCAACAAACTAACAAATCATTGCAGATTTATCTGACAGAACCAATCCAGGATTGGAACGGCCCTTTCCGATATCACCTGGATAATGAATTGTTGTATTTTCCAGCTAATCGAGCAAACTATTTTCCTTATTCGGAAATTCTGGCCCATTATCTTCTTTTGTTTCACCTAAGCATGATTTGCCGTTATGAAACAGAGTGGTGGGGGGAACTGATACAAATGAAGACGGATAAAGAATATCCTTTTATCGAGCGTTTTTTAAAAATAACCCGTAAAAAAACGCCGGCGCTGATTGGAGAGCGTTTATTGGAAAACATTGATTTCAAGCAATAAATAACGGACGCTTCTCTGTGAAAAAAAGGAACCACCGGTTATCCTTATCATCGTTTTCCGGTGGTTCCTGCTTATAACTTATAACGTGCTATCCAAGCTTATAAGGATTGCTGTTAAAATCCCTTTTGGATTCCCTGCTGTCAAACAGCTCCATTACACTGCTTCGCCTACAAAGCATAAGATGTCGATGTCAGGCTATCATCCTTTCGAATATTCCCAATCTAATTCTTCTCCGCAAAAATCAGCAAATTTTTCTGTTATACTTTTCAGATGCTGATAATCCAGTGACGACAGATTTTCTATATCTACCGCTTCTAAAATATATTTTGCGAAATTCCATACTTCTTTTTGAATCGACGCCTCACTAACGACAGTAACCTTATATAACGTGTCTATAATGCTATATATAACGGAGATATCATCTTTTCCATAATGTTTAATCTGGTAAAAACTTTTAAATAAGTAATCCCGAAAATTCTTTTGTTCCATCATTAACCGCAAATCGCCATGATTATCTGAAAAATAGGTAACAGGATAATAATTACCTGCTAACTCCGACAGTAAACTGCCAATGCGGTGTATACAATTAATTGCTGTGTTCGGATCGTTCATACCAGTGGACAGAGCTTTCACGGCTATCTCCACTAATTTTTGAATGGAAAATCCAATATCTTGAAGATCAGTCCGTTCCCCGCCGATAACTAAAAAATCGTCGTGTTTCGCTACATTATCTTTTCTGTCCCCTACATCCCAAAAATAAAAAACCGGTAATCCTTCAGGGACATAATCGCCAACTTGAAACGTTGCTTCTAACACCATATTATTAGCGCTGGCCCATTTGATCAGATAGTTATAATTCACTTGCTGCACGTAGCCAGAATGCCTCGCATGAATCGTCTTCCTATCCTTTTCTCTAATGTTTTGAACTTGTGAATGATCCCAATGCTGATGTTGTCCATATGTTCTTTCTGCAAAGGTTTCTTTTATTAATTCCAACGTTTTGTTTCGTATGACGCCGATCAGAAAATTCACTTGTGCCCAACGTGCGGAAAAATGGATAAACAAAATAAAAAATGCAAGCGTAATAATCGTTATAATCACAGTGAAGAAAGGACTCAACAAATCTTGTTGGTTTGTTTCTGTCAATAACCATAAATTAATCACTACAAAAATAAAACCAAATGTATAGACACCTAAAACGTGTTGGGTGATTTTACTCTGCATAAAGTCTTCCAAAGCGCGAGGGGAAAACTGGGAAGAATATGTTGTCAGCATCACCATAATTGTTGAGAAACTTACCGTTGTCATTGTCAGCATTGCTGTAATCAAGGCAGCATAAAGCTGTTTTGCTATACTTTGACCGGTAAGAAAAATATCCGGTATGCTGCTGGATACGCTGGGGACCAGCCAAACATCCAATGCTGTCACAGCCCCTGCTGCTCCCATTGAGCATAAACCGTATACAATCGGGAGAAACCAGAAGCTGTCACGAACGGATATCCGGAATTTCGTTTTATTCATTCTAACCCTCTTTTCTAAGCCGTTAAAAACCTGATGATATATCTAAAAAACTGTCCAGGGTCTTTTCTTTTTCAAAGATATAAATCGTTACTTAAGTAACAACCTTTGATTTTATTTTAAATTCCCCAACTGGATAAAATACAAACCATTCCTTGTTTTTATCACAGAAATAGGGTCTTCCTTTCATGTTTAAATCTTACAGTCAGAGGGGAAAACAGTTAAGCAAGTCTTCTTTCCATGAAGAAGACTTTTGGCTGGTAATGCTCTGCGAACAAAGAAAGAAAACAATCATACGATTAAAAATATTGAAGAAGGAGAGTGACACGTATGCTCTTACAAGATAAAATCAAGAGATTGAAACAAATCAGTTATGAGGAACCGCAAAAGGTGCTTTCCATGTATCTGAACACAGACCACCGTGATCCTGAACAACAGGGCGGAGCATGGAGAATTGAATTAAAAAATGGGCTGAAAGAACTGGCGGATGCAACCCAGGAAAGCAGCTCTCATGAAGAAAAAAATCAATCCAAGACAATTCGTCAAAAGGTAGAGAATGAAGTCAACGAAAGAGAAGCGGAAAAAGGTTTATACAGAGGTTTAGTTCTCTTCGGTACAGCAGATGAGGATCTGTGGTTTTCACAAGCCCTGCACGTCCCTGTTAAAACGGAATTTCATTGGGAAACTGAGCCGGTTCTCGACCAATTGAAACAATTAGAAAAAGAATACCCTTATACCGGCGTCATTGTCATTCAACAAGACGAGGTTACTGTTCTGGAAACAGAATTGGGAACACTGGTAGACCAGTCCCATTATACTTTGGACTTAAATACCAATGACTGGCGCCAACACGAAGGTCCCCAAGGTAATGATGTTAGACAAGGCGGGGCGAAAAAAGATGAATTCAAAGAACGCGTAAAAGAACATCAACAACGCTGGTTCAAAGCACTCGTTGCGAAGTTAGAAAAAAGAGCCGGTCAAAGAGACTGGGAACAAATTTATCTTGTCGGTGAAAAAAATGAAGTCGAACCATTGAAATCTTACTTTAATAAAAACATCGATAAAACCGTTCCCCGTAACTTGTTAAACAGTGATGCAGATAAAATTTTGGCTGATGTACTGGATGACTAATCTGAAGTGCACATCCTAATGAAAAACCTCCTGTACATTTGTCTGGAGACAAGTGTACAGGAGGTTCTTCTATTTATATAACGTCTTCTAGTAACAGAGCCATGTTAACACATATTTATTCTTCGTTGTTATCGTCTGTTTTGTTATCCGCTTCAGATTCAGAAACTTCTTCTATTTCTTCCTCTTCTTCTTTCTCAATCCGTGCGACTGTTGCCACTTCTTCTTCATCCTGCAGGCGAATCAGGTGTACCCCTTTGGTGTTTCTGCCTGTTTGTGAAATATCGGATACTTGGATGCGAATCAGAACGCCAGCAATCGTGATAAGCATTAAATCTTCATCACCCTGAATTGCCTTGACATCCACAACATGTCCTGTCTTGTCATCCAGTTTACAAGTGAATACTCCTTTACCGCCCCGGTTAATACGACGATATTCATTTTCCGGTGTCTGCTTCCCAAAACCTTTACTGGTTACATGAAGTATTTTAGAACCTTCTTCCAGTATTTCCATGGAAATAACCTCATCGTCCTCACGTAAAGAAATACCTTTGACGCCTGCCGCTGTTCTTCCCATTGGCCGCATTTGTTCTTCTTCAAAACGGATTAAGTAACCGTTTCTCGTAGCAATCATCATTTCTTTTTCACCATTGGTCATGCGGACAGAAATTAATTCATCCTCTTCCCGCAAGTTAACAGCAATCAGACCGCCTTTACGGATGTTTTTAAATTTCTCAAGAGGCGTACGCTTCGCAATACCGTGCTTGGTTGTAAAGAACAGGTAGTAATCCTCATCAAATTCAGATACAGAGATGACAGCATTGACCCATTCTCCTTTTTCCACCTGCAGCAGGTTAATCATTGGAATACCTTTTGCCGTACGGTTAAACTCCGGAACCTCATATCCTTTTGTTTTATATACCTTCCCTTTGTTTGTAAAGAAAAGAACCGTATCATGCGTTGAGGTGGACACAAGATGTTCCACAAAGTCATTTTCATTGGTCCCCATACCTTGAATACCTCTTCCGCCACGGCGTTGTGTACGGTACGTAGACGCTGGTAATCGTTTAATGTAACCTTGGTGCGTCAGGGTAATCACAATATTTTCTTCTGGAATCAAGTCTTCATCCTCAAGGAAACCAGCCCCGCCGGCAACAATTTCTGTACGGCGTTCATCATGAAACTTCTCTTTAATCTCTGTAAGTTCTTCCCGGATGATTTCCAATACTTTTTCTTCATCCGCTAAAATGGCTTTTAATTCAGCAATTAATTCTTGAAGCTCTTTATATTCTTCTTCAATCTTTTCACGCTCTAAACCTGTTAAACGCTGGAGACGCATATCCAGAATAGCTTGTGCCTGTTTCTCCGATAGTTCGAAGCGTTCGATTAATCCATCTCTGGCTATATCTGCTGTTTTGGAGTTACGGATTAAGGAAATAACCTCGTCCAAATGATCCAGTGCAACGCGCAAACCTTCCAGAATATGCGCCCGTGCTTCCGCTTTCTTTAATTCAAAGGCTGTCCGGCGCTTGATAATGACTTTTTGATGTTCTAAATAATACTCCAGACACTGTTTCACGGTTAATACTTGGGGACGTCCATCCACCAATGCAAGCATATTGATACCAAATGTTGTTTGCAAAGCCGTATGTTTATATAGATTATTTAAAACAACATTTGCATTGGCATCCCTTCTCAGTTCAATCACAACCCGCATACCGTTACGATCTGTTTCATCACGAAGGTCTGTGATGCCATCAATTTTTTTGTCGCGGACAAGTTCCGCTATTTTTTCAATCAATCTGGCTTTGTTCACCTGATAAGGAAGCTCTGTTACTATAATGGTTTCTTTATCATTTTTCCCTTGCTCGATATCAAGTTTGGCACGAACGGTAATAGAACCTTTCCCCGTTTCATACGCTTTACGAATGCCGCTTCTTCCCAATATCTGTCCTGCAGTAGGAAAGTCAGGACCAGGGAGATGGTTCTCCATAATCTCATCTATGGTGATATCCGGATTTTTACTTACTGCTAATACAGCATCAATTGTTTCACCTAAATGATGCGGCGGGATATTGGTCGCCATCCCGACAGCAATCCCTGATGTCCCATTCACAAGAAGGTTAGGGAAACGGGCCGGGAATACGATTGGTTCCCGCTCGGCGCCGTCATAGTTATCCTGATAATCTATTGTATCTTTGTTAATATCACGCAGAAGCTCCATGGAAATCTTGGACATACGTGCTTCTGTATAACGCATTGCTGCTGCAGAATCACCGTCGACAGATCCAAAGTTTCCATGCCCGTCTACGAGCATATAGCGATAACTGAAATCCTGTGCCATTCTTACCATGGTTTCATACACAGCTGAATCGCCATGCGGATGGTATTTCCCGATAACCTCTCCTACAATACGTGCTGATTTTTTAAATGCTTTGTCTGAGTGCATTCCCAAATCATTCATTGCATATAGAATTCGACGATGTACAGGCTTCATGCCATCCCGCACATCAGGTAATGCCCGGGATACAATAACACTCATTGCATAATCTAAGAAGGATGTACGCATCTCCTTACTAATATTTATTTCTTGGACACTCGGACGATTTTCCTCTGCCATAGTCTGATAACCTCCCAATCACTATAATGTCAGTGATTTCCTTGAATCTTTCTTTTGGATAAAGTGAATAATTACACTGGTGCTTTTAAATGCACGCTCAGCTGCTGCCATGCTTGTTTGCGAACAGACAGAATCATCCAACTTATACAGCTATTGCTGTTCTAGAACCTGACAAGAAAGGGATAGAGGTTTTCTATCCGCTTTTTATCAATAAAATATAATGTTAAATATCCAGGTTTTGAACGTATTGGGCATTTTCCTCGATAAAGTTGCGGCGTGGCTCTACTTTATCTCCCATTAACATATCAAAAACCAGATCCGCATCAATAGCATCGCTCAGCTCTACTTGCAGCAGGGTACGTGATTCCGGATTCATCGTTGTATCCCAAAGCTGGTCTGCGTTCATTTCTCCAAGTCCTTTGTATCGTTGGATACCTGGTTTTGGTGCCTTTGGAATCTCTTCTAAAAGGGCATCCAGTTCTTTATCGGAATAAACGTAATGCACTGCCTTGCCCTGCTTAATCTGGTAAAGCGGCGGCTGCGCAATATAAATATAGCCATATTCCAGTAGCGGACGCATATACCGGTAGAAAAAGGTTAATAATAATGTTCTGATATGCGCTCCATCAACGTCGGCATCTGTCATGATAACAACTTTATGATACCGTGCCTTGGTAATATCAAACTCTTCGCCGATACCTGTTCCTAATGCTGTAATCATAGCCCGTACTTCATTATTCGATAAAATCCGGTCCAAGCGTGCTTTTTCGACATTTAAGATTTTTCCGCGTAAAGGAAGAATGGCCTGATAATGACGGTCTCTTCCAGATTTGGCAGAACCTCCGGCAGAGTCTCCCTCTACAATGTACAACTCACTTTTAGAGGCATCTTTGGAAGAACAGTCAGCTAACTTCCCAGGCAGACTGGTTACATCTAATGCACTTTTACGACGTGTCAGTTCTCTGGCCTTTTTAGCAGCCAAACGTGCTCTGGAGGCCATTAATCCTTTTTCCACAATAATTTTTGCAGTGGTTGGATTTTCATAAAGGAATTTAGAGAAGGACTCTGAAAATACACCGTCTGTAATGGTACGTACTTCTGTGTTTCCTAACTTTGTTTTTGTCTGTCCCTCAAATTGCGGGTCTGGATGCTTGATGGAAACAATAGCTGTTAATCCTTCCCGGACATCTTCCCCGGATAAATTGGATTCACTGTCTTTTAACAAACTGTTCTTTTTCGCATAATCATTGATAGCACGTGTCAGGCCGGAACGAAATCCAACTTCATGTGTACCGCCCTCATACGTGTGAATATTATTGGCAAAGGAATATAAATTGGTTGTAAAACCGTCGTTATACTGGATAGCGACCTCTACAGCGATTCCCTGGTCTTCACCTTCTGCAAAAAACGGTTCATGCAATACCTCTTTATTTTTATTAATAAATTCAACATAAGAGCTGATGCCGCCCTCATAATAATAGGTTGCTGTCTCTTTATCAGAGCGCTTATCTTCAATGGAAATACGTAATCCTTTGTTTAGAAAAGCAAGCTCTCTTAAGCGCTGTTCCAATGTATCGTAATTATATTCGACCGTTTCTGTGAAAATTTCATTATCTGGAATAAAGTGGGTTACGGTTCCTGTGATATCCGTATCACCGATAACCGTTATTTCCCCTTGAGGAACCCCTTTTTTAAACGAAAGATAATAAATTTTCCCATCGCGGTGAACATAAACCTCTAAGCTGCTGGAAAGCGCGTTAACAACGGATGCACCCACACCATGAAGTCCACCGGAAACCTTGTATCCGCCACCGCCGAATTTACCGCCGGCATGAAGTACGGTCATAATAACCTCAAGAGCCGGACGTCCTGTTTTCTTTTGTATATCAACAGGAATCCCGCGTCCATTATCCGTCACGGTAATACTGTTATCTTCTTCAATTGCGATTTCAATATGGTCACAATAACCTGCCAACGCTTCATCGATACTGTTATCGACAATTTCCCATACAAGATGGTGCAATCCTTTTTCACTGGTAGAACCAATGTACATTCCCGGTCTCTTACGAACGGCTTCAAGACCTTCAAGAACTTGTATCTGATCAGCATCATAGGCCTGGTTTTCTGTAACTTTGTCTTCCATCGACATCTTCTCACACTCATTTCTATATGAATTACAATACATCAATCTATATTTAAAAGAGAATTGCTGCTTATTTCTGAGCAGCAACCTCTTGATTTTGTTCAGAATTATTCTTCATAATAATCTTCTAAATTACTGATGGTTGTTAATATACCTGTACGCTTTCTTAAGGTTGCTACAGATAAGGAACTGAAATAAATATGATCTTCTGTAATCATAATGGATTTTGCTTCTTCTTCAGGTCCGGAAACTT
The nucleotide sequence above comes from Oceanobacillus timonensis. Encoded proteins:
- a CDS encoding DUF2254 domain-containing protein; this encodes MNKTKFRISVRDSFWFLPIVYGLCSMGAAGAVTALDVWLVPSVSSSIPDIFLTGQSIAKQLYAALITAMLTMTTVSFSTIMVMLTTYSSQFSPRALEDFMQSKITQHVLGVYTFGFIFVVINLWLLTETNQQDLLSPFFTVIITIITLAFFILFIHFSARWAQVNFLIGVIRNKTLELIKETFAERTYGQHQHWDHSQVQNIREKDRKTIHARHSGYVQQVNYNYLIKWASANNMVLEATFQVGDYVPEGLPVFYFWDVGDRKDNVAKHDDFLVIGGERTDLQDIGFSIQKLVEIAVKALSTGMNDPNTAINCIHRIGSLLSELAGNYYPVTYFSDNHGDLRLMMEQKNFRDYLFKSFYQIKHYGKDDISVIYSIIDTLYKVTVVSEASIQKEVWNFAKYILEAVDIENLSSLDYQHLKSITEKFADFCGEELDWEYSKG
- the gyrA gene encoding DNA gyrase subunit A; the encoded protein is MAEENRPSVQEINISKEMRTSFLDYAMSVIVSRALPDVRDGMKPVHRRILYAMNDLGMHSDKAFKKSARIVGEVIGKYHPHGDSAVYETMVRMAQDFSYRYMLVDGHGNFGSVDGDSAAAMRYTEARMSKISMELLRDINKDTIDYQDNYDGAEREPIVFPARFPNLLVNGTSGIAVGMATNIPPHHLGETIDAVLAVSKNPDITIDEIMENHLPGPDFPTAGQILGRSGIRKAYETGKGSITVRAKLDIEQGKNDKETIIVTELPYQVNKARLIEKIAELVRDKKIDGITDLRDETDRNGMRVVIELRRDANANVVLNNLYKHTALQTTFGINMLALVDGRPQVLTVKQCLEYYLEHQKVIIKRRTAFELKKAEARAHILEGLRVALDHLDEVISLIRNSKTADIARDGLIERFELSEKQAQAILDMRLQRLTGLEREKIEEEYKELQELIAELKAILADEEKVLEIIREELTEIKEKFHDERRTEIVAGGAGFLEDEDLIPEENIVITLTHQGYIKRLPASTYRTQRRGGRGIQGMGTNENDFVEHLVSTSTHDTVLFFTNKGKVYKTKGYEVPEFNRTAKGIPMINLLQVEKGEWVNAVISVSEFDEDYYLFFTTKHGIAKRTPLEKFKNIRKGGLIAVNLREEDELISVRMTNGEKEMMIATRNGYLIRFEEEQMRPMGRTAAGVKGISLREDDEVISMEILEEGSKILHVTSKGFGKQTPENEYRRINRGGKGVFTCKLDDKTGHVVDVKAIQGDEDLMLITIAGVLIRIQVSDISQTGRNTKGVHLIRLQDEEEVATVARIEKEEEEEIEEVSESEADNKTDDNNEE
- the guaB gene encoding IMP dehydrogenase: MREDKFAKEGLTFDDVLLLPAESEVLPNQVDLSVDLTSNLKLKSPFISAGMDTVTEAEMAISMARQGGFGVIHKNMSIEQQAEEVDRVKRSESGVITNPFFLTPEHQVYDAEHLMGKYRISGVPIVNNTLEQQLVGILTNRDLRFIEDYSILISEVMTTEELVTAPVGTTLDEAEKLLQKYKIEKLPLVDDQRVLKGLITIKDIEKVIEFPNAAKDGQGRLIAAAAVGVTGDAMTRIEKLVEAGVDAIVIDTAHGHSKGVLEQLKRIREAYPDLVIIAGNVATEEGTRALIEAGASVVKVGIGPGSICTTRVVSGVGVPQITAVYDCALAAKEYGVPVIADGGVKYSGDIVKALASGAHAVMLGSIFAGTTESPGDTEIFQGRQYKVYRGMGSVGAMQAGSKDRYFQSESDNKKLVPEGIEGRIAYKGSLEDTFHQLVGGLRSGMGYCGTKNLESLRNDARFIRITGAGLRESHPHDVQITKESPNYFMQ
- a CDS encoding VLRF1 family aeRF1-type release factor, with translation MLLQDKIKRLKQISYEEPQKVLSMYLNTDHRDPEQQGGAWRIELKNGLKELADATQESSSHEEKNQSKTIRQKVENEVNEREAEKGLYRGLVLFGTADEDLWFSQALHVPVKTEFHWETEPVLDQLKQLEKEYPYTGVIVIQQDEVTVLETELGTLVDQSHYTLDLNTNDWRQHEGPQGNDVRQGGAKKDEFKERVKEHQQRWFKALVAKLEKRAGQRDWEQIYLVGEKNEVEPLKSYFNKNIDKTVPRNLLNSDADKILADVLDD
- a CDS encoding D-alanyl-D-alanine carboxypeptidase family protein → MRKSINKLFLLMVAAALVFTSFVIPSMSVHAEELDLEAESAILVDAETGKVLYAKDPDVALPPASMTKIMTEYLVWEAVENGDISWDTTTQISDYAYEISSNVDSSGIGLTQQQDYTVEDLYAAMAINSDNGATIALAELIAGSEGEFVEMMNAKGEELGLPEYKFVNATGLDNESLGDNYPEGTSQNDTNLLSARSSAMLGAALVNDYPEALEISSMPSTEFDGKTVENWNYMLDHDSVNLDQYFYEGVDGLKTGHTELAGFAFTGTAERDGQRLITVVMKTDSIEKRFEETAKLLDYGFDEFDTQELFPAGYQEEGEETAPVARGKEREVNIGINEAIHVPVKSGEEELYHLEYVIDEDRLNDDGELEAPVEADEVIGTVNVVYDGDAEDYGYISDETSQESYDLVAMDDVEQSNWFMLTLQSIGDFFVNMFQGAFNWVKGLFS
- a CDS encoding YaaC family protein — protein: MIHHEEVFSFLTAEENAQRYLKKSYSFLDEAATKSYQNSAAFMHYINNGMIFMESSRQSNILVQPVLSFYGMTHFLKGWLLTKRPDYPETTAVLAHGLTARKRKRKDYRFMEDEVKMQQKGLFPYVTRYLFSLHPFPLNRVSMRLLFCSIPELSNLWQLHQEESMVVVGEKNSSQLCFPNRILDGFHLKEETFVERIRLFLPPIKAIQQTNKSLQIYLTEPIQDWNGPFRYHLDNELLYFPANRANYFPYSEILAHYLLLFHLSMICRYETEWWGELIQMKTDKEYPFIERFLKITRKKTPALIGERLLENIDFKQ